In Pseudomonas nunensis, a single window of DNA contains:
- the csrA gene encoding carbon storage regulator CsrA, producing MLILTRKVGESINIGDDITITILGVSGQQVRIGINAPKDVAVHREEIYQRIQAGLTAPDKPQP from the coding sequence ATGCTGATACTCACCCGCAAAGTCGGTGAAAGCATAAACATTGGTGATGACATCACTATCACCATCCTGGGCGTTAGCGGCCAGCAAGTCCGAATTGGCATCAACGCCCCGAAAGACGTTGCCGTGCATCGCGAAGAGATCTATCAGCGCATTCAGGCCGGGCTGACCGCTCCAGACAAGCCGCAACCCTGA
- a CDS encoding DUF2214 family protein yields MLSHWFLAAIHLLAFAMGLWGVLTRGTALSRLAAGTAQVRSVLVADNVWGICAGILLITGLMRAFGGYEKGTDYYLHQPLFHLKMTLFVIILLLELAPMITLIKWRIALGRGATVDLGRAKLFARISHVEALLMMLMVIAATGMARAVTFG; encoded by the coding sequence ATGCTGTCTCATTGGTTTCTCGCGGCGATCCATCTCTTGGCATTTGCCATGGGCCTTTGGGGTGTGCTGACTCGGGGAACGGCGTTAAGCCGGTTGGCTGCGGGCACGGCGCAGGTTCGCAGCGTGCTGGTCGCCGACAACGTGTGGGGGATCTGTGCGGGGATTTTGCTGATCACGGGGCTGATGCGGGCTTTCGGCGGGTACGAAAAAGGCACCGACTATTATCTTCATCAGCCGCTGTTTCATCTCAAGATGACGCTGTTCGTGATCATCCTGCTACTGGAGCTGGCGCCGATGATCACCTTGATCAAGTGGCGGATCGCCTTGGGGCGTGGCGCTACGGTGGATCTGGGGCGGGCGAAGCTGTTCGCCCGGATCAGCCATGTCGAAGCGCTGTTGATGATGCTCATGGTGATCGCGGCCACTGGCATGGCACGGGCTGTGACCTTCGGGTAG
- a CDS encoding alpha/beta fold hydrolase, which yields MDRSKLPTLVLLPGMDGTGELFKPFVLALQHACDIVVVTYPCDIPLSYGELETIARQSLPTDRPFVLLGESFSGPIAIALTALRLPQQVGLVLCCTFARNPRPLLSPLRFVANMLPIGAVPAKCLSPLLLGQFATAALRTALSQAINRVSPAVMRSRLRSVLDVDVSAQLAQVNVPNVYLRSTEDRLVPQTASTRISQLKPQTQMIDVNAPHCLLQAAPEEAARLIIEFLRAADTS from the coding sequence ATGGACCGATCAAAGCTGCCGACGCTTGTCCTGCTACCGGGAATGGATGGAACGGGCGAACTGTTCAAGCCTTTCGTGTTGGCGTTGCAGCACGCTTGCGACATCGTAGTAGTGACCTATCCCTGCGATATCCCGCTGAGTTACGGGGAGCTGGAAACCATTGCCAGACAGTCGCTGCCCACCGACCGACCGTTCGTATTGCTGGGCGAATCATTCTCCGGACCGATCGCTATCGCGCTGACGGCTTTGCGCCTGCCGCAACAGGTCGGGCTGGTGCTGTGCTGCACGTTTGCTCGAAACCCTCGGCCGTTGCTCAGTCCTCTGCGCTTTGTAGCCAACATGCTGCCAATTGGAGCCGTGCCCGCCAAATGTCTCAGCCCGCTGTTACTCGGTCAATTTGCTACCGCTGCATTGCGCACGGCCCTGAGCCAAGCGATAAATCGGGTCAGCCCCGCCGTGATGCGTTCGCGACTGCGGTCGGTGCTCGATGTCGATGTGTCGGCGCAACTTGCCCAAGTGAACGTGCCGAATGTTTACCTGCGGTCCACCGAAGATCGCCTGGTTCCACAAACCGCCTCCACGCGGATCTCTCAACTGAAGCCACAGACGCAGATGATCGACGTCAACGCACCGCACTGCCTCCTTCAAGCGGCACCCGAAGAGGCTGCACGCCTGATCATTGAATTTTTACGAGCCGCTGACACCTCGTAA
- a CDS encoding alpha/beta hydrolase, producing MKPMNKLCLIAASLLMLGTGSAMAANIAPVKANNVVLVHGSWADGSSWSEVITRLQAAGLHVTAVQNPLTSVANDVAATQRVLDQQDGPTVLVGHSYAGTVVSEAGVDPKVSSLVYVAARAPDAGEDFVALSGKYPTMPVRAGTEEHDGYVSLKQDAFLKYFASDVPHDKAMELFAVQQPIAKTLFGERTTAAAWHTKPSWYAVSSLDQTINPDLERFLAKRMGATTIELPSSHLSLVSHSKEIADLILEASGRQP from the coding sequence ATGAAACCAATGAACAAACTCTGCCTGATCGCCGCCAGCCTGTTGATGCTCGGCACCGGCTCAGCCATGGCCGCCAACATTGCGCCCGTGAAGGCCAACAACGTCGTGCTGGTGCACGGCTCCTGGGCCGATGGTTCGAGTTGGTCAGAGGTGATCACGCGGTTGCAGGCCGCCGGTTTGCACGTCACTGCCGTGCAGAACCCGCTGACCTCCGTGGCCAACGATGTCGCCGCCACCCAACGCGTACTCGACCAACAAGACGGCCCGACCGTTTTGGTCGGCCACTCCTACGCGGGCACCGTGGTCAGTGAAGCCGGGGTGGATCCGAAGGTCAGCTCGCTGGTCTACGTCGCGGCACGCGCCCCGGATGCCGGTGAAGATTTCGTCGCCCTCTCCGGCAAGTACCCGACCATGCCCGTGCGCGCCGGCACCGAAGAGCACGACGGTTACGTCAGCTTGAAACAGGACGCCTTCCTCAAGTATTTCGCCAGCGATGTTCCCCACGACAAGGCTATGGAGCTGTTCGCCGTGCAACAACCGATCGCCAAAACCCTGTTTGGCGAACGCACCACCGCCGCTGCCTGGCACACCAAACCGTCGTGGTACGCGGTGTCCAGCCTCGACCAGACCATCAACCCGGACCTGGAACGCTTCCTCGCCAAGCGCATGGGCGCGACCACCATCGAGCTGCCATCGAGCCATTTGTCGCTGGTCTCGCACTCGAAAGAGATCGCCGACCTGATCCTCGAAGCCTCCGGCCGCCAGCCGTAA
- a CDS encoding DUF2790 domain-containing protein, producing MKMLILGFAALLATGSAFADTQPQAPVIHDKTGFFVHMDVAKVLSSTDISQQCGIIPARLDYLDHNGQEHVLDYQVEGSGCINDN from the coding sequence ATGAAAATGTTAATCCTCGGTTTCGCCGCCCTCCTCGCCACCGGTTCGGCTTTTGCCGACACCCAGCCACAAGCGCCAGTGATTCATGACAAGACCGGTTTCTTCGTCCACATGGACGTCGCGAAAGTGCTGTCCAGCACCGACATCTCACAACAGTGCGGCATTATTCCTGCGCGGCTGGACTACCTGGACCACAACGGTCAGGAGCACGTGCTGGATTACCAGGTCGAAGGCTCCGGCTGCATCAATGACAATTGA
- a CDS encoding heavy metal response regulator transcription factor → MNILVVEDEPKAGNYLLNGLQELGYSVSLARNGVDGLHLALETSFDVIVLDVMMPKMDGWEVLRRLRKEADTPVLFLSARDDIADRIKGLELGADDYLIKPFSFAELVARLRTLTRRGPSREEEQLQVADLQIDVLKRRITRDGVRITLTNKEFALLHLFATHQGQVLSRSLIASRVWDMNFDSDTNVVDVAVRRLRLKVDDPFQLKLIHSVRGIGYRFDTQP, encoded by the coding sequence ATGAACATCCTAGTCGTTGAAGACGAGCCCAAGGCAGGCAACTACCTGCTCAACGGTCTGCAGGAACTCGGCTACTCGGTCAGCCTGGCGCGCAATGGCGTGGACGGGTTGCACCTGGCCCTGGAAACCTCGTTCGACGTCATCGTGCTCGATGTGATGATGCCGAAAATGGACGGCTGGGAAGTGCTGCGGCGCTTGCGTAAGGAAGCTGATACACCGGTGCTGTTTCTCAGCGCCCGCGACGACATCGCCGACCGCATCAAGGGCCTGGAACTGGGCGCCGACGACTACCTGATAAAACCGTTCTCCTTCGCCGAATTGGTGGCGCGCCTGCGCACCCTGACCCGACGCGGTCCGTCCCGGGAAGAAGAACAGCTGCAAGTGGCCGACCTGCAAATCGACGTGCTTAAACGCCGCATCACCCGCGACGGCGTGCGGATCACCTTGACCAACAAAGAATTCGCCTTGCTGCACTTGTTCGCTACCCACCAAGGCCAAGTGTTGTCGCGCTCGCTGATTGCCTCGCGGGTGTGGGACATGAATTTCGACAGCGACACCAATGTGGTGGACGTCGCGGTACGGCGCCTGCGCCTGAAAGTCGACGACCCGTTTCAACTCAAGCTGATCCACAGCGTGCGCGGTATCGGCTATCGCTTCGACACACAGCCATGA
- a CDS encoding heavy metal sensor histidine kinase: MNNKPHSLTLRLALLFALLAFASVITLGVCLYRELERELIRRDDAALITRVDQLRTFLNDSNTLDLIKSKPALFQNMLGNRESVLVIGATGQKPLLVVNPGRLDLPNLSPVTMDHPLVLADVQHFSGVDGVPFAALAATIDSGDLGSLQVVAGRLMTERTSVLANYRIRVYLLAGVAALLLAVCGYLLLYRGLLPLRRLAKHAHGIGVGNLTERLDNHGAPLEVQPMIDAFNGVLDRLAKGFVQLGQVSTDMAHELRTPINNLLGETQVALQQNRSVEAYQQLLASNVEELERLARMLDNMLFLARTDPASALRQRQELDAADEMERMADYFEGLAADVGISINAHGSGVIWAEPMLLRRALANLCSNAIKYGAPDSELVVNATPSSEGISLRVSNHGATIAPEHLPKLFDRFYRVDESRERSAQSNGLGLSIVATIMQLHSGGYGVTSENGVTCFELFFPGRNRNE; the protein is encoded by the coding sequence ATGAACAACAAGCCCCATTCCCTGACCCTGCGTCTGGCATTGCTGTTTGCGTTGCTGGCCTTTGCTTCAGTCATCACGCTGGGCGTGTGTTTGTATCGCGAGCTGGAACGCGAGTTGATCCGGCGGGACGATGCCGCGTTGATCACCCGGGTCGATCAACTGCGCACCTTTCTGAATGACAGCAACACCCTGGACCTGATCAAGAGCAAACCGGCCTTGTTCCAGAACATGCTCGGCAACCGCGAATCGGTGCTAGTGATCGGCGCGACCGGACAAAAACCGTTGCTCGTGGTCAATCCCGGCAGACTCGACTTGCCGAACCTGTCTCCCGTGACCATGGACCATCCGCTGGTCCTGGCCGACGTGCAGCATTTTTCCGGCGTGGACGGTGTGCCCTTCGCGGCGCTGGCGGCGACCATCGACTCCGGCGACCTGGGCAGCCTGCAAGTCGTGGCCGGGCGATTGATGACGGAACGCACCAGCGTGTTGGCCAACTACCGGATACGCGTTTACCTGCTGGCCGGTGTCGCCGCCCTATTGCTCGCGGTCTGCGGCTATTTACTGCTCTATCGCGGGCTGCTGCCGTTGCGGCGCCTGGCCAAACACGCCCACGGCATTGGCGTCGGCAACCTCACCGAACGCCTCGACAACCACGGCGCACCGCTGGAAGTGCAGCCGATGATCGACGCCTTCAACGGCGTCCTCGACCGCCTCGCCAAAGGCTTCGTCCAGCTCGGCCAGGTCTCCACCGACATGGCCCACGAACTGCGCACCCCGATCAACAACTTGCTCGGCGAAACCCAAGTCGCCCTCCAGCAAAACCGCAGCGTCGAAGCCTACCAACAACTGCTCGCCTCCAACGTCGAAGAACTCGAACGCCTCGCGCGCATGCTCGACAACATGCTGTTCCTCGCCCGAACCGACCCCGCCAGCGCCCTGCGCCAACGACAGGAACTGGACGCCGCGGACGAAATGGAACGCATGGCGGATTACTTTGAAGGGTTGGCGGCGGATGTCGGGATCAGCATCAACGCCCATGGCAGCGGCGTGATCTGGGCCGAGCCGATGTTGCTGCGGCGGGCGTTGGCCAATCTGTGTTCGAACGCCATCAAGTATGGCGCGCCGGATTCGGAGTTGGTGGTGAATGCGACGCCCTCTTCCGAGGGGATCAGTCTGCGGGTGAGCAATCACGGCGCGACCATTGCGCCAGAGCATCTGCCGAAACTGTTTGACCGGTTTTATCGTGTGGATGAGTCGCGAGAGCGGTCGGCGCAATCGAACGGGTTGGGTTTGTCGATTGTGGCGACGATCATGCAGTTGCATAGCGGAGGGTATGGCGTCACCAGTGAGAATGGGGTGACGTGTTTTGAGTTGTTTTTTCCTGGGAGAAA